From one Bradyrhizobium sp. Ash2021 genomic stretch:
- a CDS encoding adenylate/guanylate cyclase domain-containing protein produces MGDIGGQIRRNAQRDFLLGVQLVSIISVARLLLSCTIASALCGLERSGGADESSWEAIMDLGNWLRTLGLERFEATFRENAIDETVLSDLTEDHLRELGLPLGARIKLLKAIAALPKKTTIGAPAGMAVSSSPGDAAERRQVTVMFSDLVGSTALSTRMDPEDLRKLISAYQKCVTETVQRYGGFVAKYMGDGVLVYFGYPQAHEDDAERAVRSALDLVAAVAKLKTTTRLQTRVGIGTGMVVVGDLVGSGEAQERGIIGETPNLAARLQGLAEPDMVVIADSTRRLLGNLFELRDLGHQELKGLAGAVQVWAALRPASVEGRFEAFHGGDLFSFVGREEESQLLRRRWSRAKDGEGQVVLISGEAGIGKSRLTAVLLEQIKEEPHARLRCFCSPQRTNSALSPIIGHMERAAGLKHDDSAQAKLDKLDVLLAQSATSPGDSALLAELLSLPNDGRYPQLTLDPQQRRQRTLEALVTQIGSLSRFAPVLMIFEDAHWTDPTSLELTGRILERIVALRVLLIITFRPEFEPPWIGLPHVTAVTLNRLGRRDIDAIIDRIVGNKLLPTGIREDMIDRTDGIPLFIEEMTKAVLEAESEEEARRTTAAIPSSRLEIPATLHASLMARLDRLGPAKELAQIGSAIGREFSHALMEAVAGTSQAELEIALHRLISAGLLFQQGVPPHAHYLFKHALVQDAAYSTLLREHRRALHARIAEILETRFADRIELQPELLARHCTEAGLIEKAAGLWAKAGDRSLERAALPEAAEQLSRALSLIASLPSTPALRREEIKLQVALITPLMHFRGYGAAETKAAALRARTLIEQAEACGETPEDPLLLFSVLYSFWVANFNGFHADAVTELAAQFLRRAEEQKAATQQMLGHRLVGVSQATIGNLAEALEHFDRAIASYNPREHRQLAARFGQDIRVAALCYRSWIRWMLGYPEAALADAKSAVAEARDVGQGVPLMYSLYFTSYALIHCGEYEAANVQLDELIPLATEKNAAQWRGGGMMHRGCIQALTGKPSDAITMIPAGIAAWQSSGSVVFIPWYVSHMARACAELGQFDDAWRHVNEAFKAIETTGETWCESDIHRTAGDIALLAPEPEVNKAEMHFSRALAAAREQQAKSWELRAATSLARLWYDRGERNKAGELLAPVYGWFSEGLQTLDLKQAKGLLDELA; encoded by the coding sequence ATGGGCGACATCGGCGGTCAGATCCGCCGCAACGCACAACGCGACTTTCTGCTTGGAGTCCAGCTGGTTTCGATAATATCTGTCGCAAGGCTTCTGCTATCCTGCACAATCGCGTCGGCTTTGTGCGGGCTTGAGCGGTCTGGGGGTGCAGACGAAAGCAGTTGGGAGGCCATCATGGACCTCGGGAATTGGCTGCGGACCTTAGGTCTCGAACGCTTTGAGGCCACGTTCCGAGAAAATGCAATCGACGAAACGGTGCTGTCTGATCTGACGGAAGATCACCTGCGCGAGCTCGGCCTTCCCCTCGGCGCGCGGATCAAACTTCTCAAAGCCATTGCAGCACTCCCGAAGAAAACGACGATCGGCGCGCCGGCCGGAATGGCGGTTTCCAGTTCGCCCGGCGATGCTGCGGAGCGTCGTCAGGTCACCGTGATGTTCAGTGATCTCGTGGGCTCGACGGCGCTGTCTACGCGCATGGACCCCGAAGACTTGCGCAAGCTCATCTCGGCTTATCAGAAATGTGTCACTGAAACAGTGCAGCGCTACGGAGGATTTGTCGCGAAATACATGGGCGATGGCGTACTGGTCTATTTCGGCTACCCGCAGGCTCATGAGGACGATGCCGAGAGGGCCGTGAGGTCGGCCTTGGACCTTGTCGCGGCGGTGGCGAAATTGAAGACCACCACGCGGTTGCAGACCCGCGTCGGAATTGGCACGGGGATGGTGGTGGTCGGCGACCTCGTCGGATCCGGCGAGGCCCAGGAGCGAGGCATTATCGGCGAGACGCCCAACCTCGCGGCCCGGCTGCAAGGGCTCGCCGAACCGGACATGGTTGTTATCGCGGACTCCACAAGAAGGCTTCTGGGCAATCTGTTCGAGTTGCGTGATCTTGGTCACCAGGAGCTCAAGGGACTCGCGGGTGCGGTGCAGGTCTGGGCTGCACTGCGACCGGCGTCTGTAGAAGGCCGGTTTGAAGCCTTTCACGGTGGGGACCTCTTTTCGTTTGTCGGACGGGAGGAGGAATCGCAGTTGCTGCGGCGGCGGTGGTCTAGGGCCAAGGATGGCGAAGGCCAGGTCGTGCTGATTTCCGGTGAGGCCGGAATTGGCAAATCCCGACTGACCGCGGTGTTGCTGGAACAGATCAAAGAGGAGCCGCATGCCCGGCTGCGCTGCTTTTGCTCGCCGCAGCGTACGAACAGTGCGCTCTCTCCGATTATCGGCCATATGGAACGGGCAGCCGGATTGAAGCACGACGATAGCGCGCAGGCGAAGCTCGATAAGCTCGATGTCCTGTTGGCGCAGAGCGCGACGTCGCCAGGTGATTCAGCCCTGCTCGCCGAGCTGCTGTCACTTCCGAACGACGGTCGCTATCCCCAACTCACGCTTGACCCGCAGCAGCGTCGGCAGAGAACACTGGAGGCGCTTGTCACCCAAATCGGGTCGCTTTCGAGGTTCGCCCCTGTGCTGATGATTTTCGAGGATGCACACTGGACCGATCCCACCAGTCTCGAGCTGACTGGCCGCATTCTTGAGCGTATCGTGGCGCTTCGCGTGTTGCTGATCATTACGTTCCGACCGGAATTCGAGCCGCCGTGGATCGGGCTTCCGCATGTGACCGCAGTCACCCTCAATCGGCTTGGCCGACGGGACATCGACGCCATCATTGACCGGATTGTCGGCAACAAGCTTCTGCCGACCGGTATCCGCGAGGACATGATTGATCGGACCGATGGCATTCCCTTGTTCATCGAGGAAATGACAAAGGCGGTGCTGGAGGCGGAGAGTGAGGAGGAGGCGCGAAGAACGACGGCCGCGATTCCATCGTCGAGGCTCGAAATCCCCGCAACGCTGCACGCCTCGTTGATGGCACGTCTGGATCGGCTTGGTCCTGCCAAGGAGCTCGCGCAGATCGGCTCTGCAATCGGCCGGGAATTCTCACATGCGCTTATGGAGGCCGTGGCAGGCACATCGCAGGCAGAGCTGGAGATCGCGCTGCATCGGCTGATTAGCGCCGGCCTGCTGTTCCAGCAGGGTGTCCCGCCGCACGCGCATTATCTGTTTAAGCATGCCCTCGTGCAGGATGCGGCCTACAGCACGCTGCTGCGCGAGCACCGGCGCGCATTGCATGCCAGGATCGCGGAAATCCTCGAAACTCGTTTCGCAGATAGAATTGAGCTTCAGCCGGAGCTTTTGGCGCGCCACTGCACTGAAGCCGGACTGATCGAGAAGGCCGCGGGCCTCTGGGCAAAGGCCGGAGACCGATCATTGGAGCGCGCGGCGTTGCCTGAGGCTGCAGAGCAGCTGAGCCGCGCACTCTCCTTGATCGCCTCCTTGCCGTCGACGCCGGCTCTCAGGCGCGAAGAAATCAAGCTGCAGGTCGCGCTGATCACCCCCCTCATGCACTTTCGAGGGTATGGCGCTGCCGAAACCAAGGCAGCGGCGCTGCGGGCGCGGACGTTGATTGAACAGGCAGAAGCGTGCGGGGAAACTCCCGAAGATCCGCTCCTACTGTTTTCCGTGCTGTACAGCTTTTGGGTTGCTAACTTCAACGGTTTCCACGCTGACGCTGTAACCGAGCTTGCTGCGCAGTTTCTGAGGCGTGCCGAGGAACAGAAAGCTGCCACCCAGCAAATGCTTGGGCACCGACTCGTTGGCGTTTCGCAGGCAACGATTGGAAATCTTGCAGAAGCATTAGAGCACTTCGATCGCGCGATCGCGTCTTACAATCCTAGGGAGCATCGGCAGCTCGCAGCGAGGTTCGGGCAGGATATCCGCGTTGCCGCGCTCTGCTATCGATCATGGATCCGATGGATGCTCGGATATCCAGAAGCCGCGCTGGCCGATGCAAAAAGCGCGGTCGCGGAAGCCCGGGACGTGGGCCAGGGAGTGCCGTTGATGTATTCTCTGTACTTCACGTCATACGCCCTTATTCATTGCGGAGAGTACGAGGCCGCGAACGTACAACTCGATGAACTTATTCCACTGGCGACAGAAAAGAATGCCGCCCAGTGGAGAGGAGGCGGCATGATGCACCGGGGCTGCATACAGGCGCTGACCGGCAAACCGTCCGATGCGATTACCATGATCCCGGCAGGCATTGCTGCCTGGCAATCGAGCGGCTCGGTCGTGTTTATTCCATGGTACGTTTCCCATATGGCGAGAGCATGCGCCGAACTCGGCCAGTTCGACGATGCGTGGCGGCACGTCAACGAAGCTTTCAAGGCGATTGAAACGACCGGCGAGACGTGGTGTGAATCCGACATCCATCGCACGGCTGGGGATATCGCATTGTTGGCTCCCGAGCCGGAGGTCAATAAAGCAGAAATGCATTTCTCACGCGCGCTTGCGGCCGCAAGAGAGCAACAAGCAAAGTCTTGGGAACTGCGGGCTGCGACGAGTCTCGCGCGGCTCTGGTACGATCGAGGCGAGCGCAACAAGGCCGGCGAGCTGCTCGCACCTGTTTATGGTTGGTTTAGCGAGGGCCTCCAAACGCTCGACCTGAAACAGGCCAAGGGGCTGCTCGATGAGCTCGCTTGA
- a CDS encoding arylsulfatase: MSTTRSIWLGLLASSVFATTMSGLPAAAQQITGTPGSPGATTTIDGKYLPPPPPKFGGNINLQASQSKPYWPARVVPPKGAPNVLLIMTDDQGYGVSGTFGGVIPTPAMDRIAQMGLRYTQFHSTALCSPTRAALITGRNHHSVGFGIISEQATGYPGYDSIIGPENATIGTILKQNGYATSWFGKNHNTPSYQYGVTGPFDQWPIGMGFDYFYGFMGGETDQWTPYLYQNTTQVFPWIGKPGYNLTTDMADEAITHMRQLNAAAPDQPFFVYYVPGGTHSPHQPTKEWIDKFKGKFDMGWNALREQIVANQKRLGVIPANTQLTPWPDDLQKWDTLTADEKKLFARQAEVFAAYVAYTDHEIGRVIQEVQDEGKLDDTLIIYISGDNGTSPEGTTVGTPNQYTAFNGILDLPIAEQLKAYDAWGSAATYPHMAVAWAWAFDTPFKWTKQVASHFGGTRQGMAICWPNRIKDAGGIRTQFHHMIDIVPTILEATGIPAPLMVNGIAQKPIEGVSMSYSFDKSSANVPSARTTQYFEMFANRAIYHDGWIAATTPPAPPWLLGTAKLPEDVVNGYKWELYNIAEDYSESNDLAAKMPDKLRELQELFMVEATKYNVFPLDNSVLQRVITPRPSATAGRNTFTYSGELSGIPESDAPSILNRSYTITAEVNIPGTGATVGRAGSQDSNEGMIVTQGGRFGGYGLYLLKGKPVFVYNFVGLEHFRWDGQDALTPGKHTIVFDFKYDGPGFGKGGTGVLKVDGKEVATSKIPHTTPFIFAIEETFDVGVDTRTGVEDKDYQVPFRFTGKLDKLTLKLAPVQLTSEEHQVIRHARAGANN; the protein is encoded by the coding sequence ATGAGTACGACGAGAAGCATCTGGCTCGGGCTATTAGCATCGTCTGTCTTCGCAACAACTATGTCAGGTCTGCCGGCGGCCGCACAACAGATCACCGGCACACCGGGTTCACCCGGCGCCACGACGACAATAGACGGCAAATATCTTCCACCTCCGCCACCGAAGTTCGGCGGCAACATCAACCTTCAAGCCAGCCAGTCAAAACCGTATTGGCCCGCCCGCGTGGTGCCGCCCAAGGGGGCACCCAACGTGCTCCTGATCATGACTGACGACCAGGGCTATGGAGTTTCGGGAACCTTCGGCGGCGTCATCCCAACGCCTGCGATGGATCGCATTGCGCAGATGGGGCTGCGCTACACCCAGTTCCACTCCACAGCGCTATGCTCGCCGACGCGGGCGGCGCTGATCACCGGCCGCAACCATCACTCGGTGGGGTTCGGCATCATCTCGGAGCAAGCGACCGGCTATCCGGGCTACGACAGCATCATCGGGCCCGAGAACGCCACCATTGGCACGATCCTGAAGCAGAACGGCTACGCCACCTCCTGGTTCGGCAAGAACCACAACACGCCGAGCTATCAGTACGGCGTGACGGGACCGTTCGACCAATGGCCCATCGGCATGGGCTTCGACTACTTCTACGGCTTCATGGGCGGCGAGACCGACCAGTGGACGCCGTATTTGTACCAGAACACCACCCAGGTTTTCCCCTGGATTGGCAAGCCCGGCTACAATCTGACGACGGATATGGCCGATGAAGCGATCACCCATATGCGACAGCTCAATGCGGCCGCGCCCGATCAGCCGTTCTTTGTCTACTACGTGCCTGGCGGGACCCATTCGCCGCATCAGCCGACCAAGGAATGGATCGACAAGTTCAAGGGCAAGTTCGACATGGGCTGGAACGCCCTGCGCGAGCAGATTGTCGCCAATCAAAAACGGCTTGGCGTCATCCCCGCGAACACGCAGCTCACACCGTGGCCGGATGACCTGCAGAAATGGGACACCTTGACGGCCGATGAGAAGAAGCTGTTCGCGCGTCAAGCGGAGGTGTTCGCCGCTTATGTCGCCTACACCGACCACGAAATCGGGCGCGTCATTCAGGAAGTCCAGGACGAAGGCAAGCTCGACGACACGCTGATCATCTATATCAGCGGTGACAACGGCACTAGTCCGGAAGGCACGACGGTCGGCACGCCAAACCAATATACCGCCTTCAACGGCATATTGGACCTTCCGATTGCCGAGCAGTTGAAGGCTTACGACGCCTGGGGCTCGGCCGCTACATACCCGCATATGGCAGTGGCATGGGCATGGGCCTTCGACACGCCGTTCAAGTGGACGAAGCAGGTCGCGTCGCACTTCGGCGGCACCCGGCAAGGCATGGCGATCTGTTGGCCGAACCGCATCAAGGATGCGGGCGGCATCCGCACCCAGTTCCACCACATGATCGACATCGTGCCGACCATCCTTGAGGCAACCGGCATTCCGGCACCGCTGATGGTCAACGGCATCGCGCAGAAGCCGATTGAAGGTGTCAGCATGAGCTACTCCTTTGACAAGTCGAGTGCCAACGTGCCGTCCGCGCGAACGACACAGTATTTCGAGATGTTCGCGAACCGCGCGATCTATCACGACGGTTGGATCGCTGCGACAACGCCACCTGCGCCGCCGTGGCTCCTGGGCACCGCCAAGCTGCCCGAAGACGTGGTCAACGGCTACAAGTGGGAGCTTTACAACATTGCGGAGGATTACTCGGAGAGCAACGACCTCGCGGCCAAGATGCCGGACAAGCTGCGGGAGCTGCAGGAGCTGTTCATGGTGGAAGCGACAAAGTACAACGTGTTCCCGCTGGATAACTCGGTGCTTCAGCGCGTCATCACGCCACGCCCGAGCGCGACCGCAGGTCGGAACACTTTCACCTACTCGGGTGAATTGTCCGGTATCCCCGAGAGCGATGCGCCCAGCATCCTGAACAGGTCCTATACGATCACGGCCGAAGTGAACATTCCGGGCACCGGCGCCACCGTTGGGCGCGCGGGCTCACAGGATAGCAACGAAGGGATGATCGTCACGCAGGGTGGACGCTTCGGTGGCTATGGCCTGTATCTGCTCAAGGGCAAGCCAGTGTTCGTCTACAACTTCGTCGGCCTCGAACACTTCCGCTGGGATGGCCAGGACGCGCTCACACCTGGCAAGCACACCATCGTGTTCGACTTCAAATACGATGGACCCGGCTTCGGCAAGGGCGGCACCGGCGTCCTGAAGGTGGACGGCAAGGAGGTCGCCACCAGCAAAATTCCGCACACCACTCCATTCATCTTTGCCATCGAGGAAACCTTCGATGTGGGTGTCGATACCCGCACCGGCGTTGAAGACAAGGACTATCAGGTGCCCTTCCGCTTCACCGGCAAGCTTGACAAGCTCACCCTCAAGCTCGCGCCGGTGCAGCTCACCAGCGAGGAGCATCAGGTCATTCGGCACGCGCGCGCTGGCGCGAACAACTGA
- a CDS encoding cyclase, which yields MTTMFVRHTVSDYKTWRKAYDDFAPVQKAKGVTAEAVYRAVENPNDITVTHEFATIEDARAFAESAELKNAMKNAGVAGSPTIWFTNKV from the coding sequence ATGACGACTATGTTTGTTAGACACACGGTTTCCGACTACAAGACCTGGCGGAAGGCTTACGACGATTTTGCTCCGGTCCAGAAGGCGAAAGGCGTAACAGCCGAGGCTGTCTACCGAGCAGTCGAAAATCCCAATGACATCACAGTAACTCACGAGTTTGCCACGATTGAAGATGCGCGAGCCTTCGCGGAAAGTGCTGAATTGAAGAATGCCATGAAGAATGCGGGAGTGGCGGGATCTCCAACGATTTGGTTTACGAACAAGGTGTGA
- a CDS encoding ABC transporter substrate-binding protein, which translates to MLVGGGAAMWPLAAGAQQQRVWRIGFLSGKSEPSSLATTVYGEFLNGMNDFGYIEGRDFTMEWRFVAGDFSRLPGMAADLVARQVDVIIAGFTGAALAAKKATASIPIILGYAADPVGSGLVESLARPGGNVTGLATYLPELASKQFELLTAVVPKLSRVGILMNPNNLAYVGMLKTTRGVAAATGIELALLEARSTDETKHAFEKLEEQVEAVMVVPDPVYDPPRTVVADLALKHRLPSIHPYAEYTELGGLMSYGDSLGKFYRRAAYFVDKIFKGAQPRELPVEQPTTFEFVINLRTAKALGLDMPATLLARADKVLE; encoded by the coding sequence TTGCTTGTCGGCGGCGGGGCGGCGATGTGGCCGCTCGCGGCTGGTGCGCAGCAGCAGCGCGTTTGGAGGATTGGCTTCCTTTCGGGCAAATCGGAGCCGAGCTCCCTGGCGACGACCGTCTATGGAGAGTTTCTGAATGGGATGAACGACTTCGGGTACATTGAAGGAAGAGATTTCACGATGGAATGGCGGTTCGTGGCAGGCGATTTTTCCCGCCTCCCAGGAATGGCCGCCGATCTAGTCGCGAGGCAGGTAGACGTGATCATCGCCGGCTTCACCGGCGCGGCGCTGGCGGCGAAGAAAGCTACTGCGTCCATACCAATTATCCTTGGCTATGCGGCAGATCCCGTTGGTAGTGGACTTGTTGAAAGCCTGGCCCGTCCTGGCGGCAATGTCACGGGCCTTGCCACCTATTTGCCTGAGCTCGCATCGAAGCAATTTGAGCTGCTGACAGCCGTAGTGCCTAAACTGTCGCGCGTGGGAATTCTTATGAATCCCAACAACCTCGCCTATGTGGGAATGCTCAAGACCACCCGCGGAGTTGCTGCCGCAACCGGCATAGAACTAGCCCTATTGGAGGCTCGCAGCACTGACGAGACAAAACATGCCTTCGAGAAGCTCGAAGAACAGGTCGAGGCCGTGATGGTCGTTCCAGACCCGGTGTACGATCCACCGCGCACGGTGGTGGCGGATCTGGCGCTGAAGCATCGGTTGCCATCGATACATCCCTATGCGGAATACACGGAGCTCGGCGGGCTTATGAGCTACGGTGACAGCCTCGGTAAGTTTTATCGGCGAGCGGCGTACTTTGTGGACAAGATCTTCAAGGGGGCTCAGCCGCGAGAGCTCCCCGTTGAGCAACCCACGACATTCGAATTTGTCATCAATTTGAGGACCGCGAAAGCGCTTGGTCTCGACATGCCGGCGACACTGCTTGCCCGCGCCGATAAGGTGCTCGAATGA
- a CDS encoding ABC transporter substrate-binding protein: MQRREFISLLGGVAAGWSFSARAQQNEPLRRIGVLMTTADDREGQRRLNAFREGLEKRGWSEGRNIRIEVNWSVSDPERARSVVNEVIGRAPYLILTSGTSATTALHQARPAIPVVFTVVSEPVEEGFVKSLAHPGGNMTGFTNLEPSLGGKWIELLKEIAPNVTRVAIIFNPQAAPPVIIRSRSADEAAEKLAIELVRAPVRDTAEIEFAITSLRRQTDGFIMLPDTFLNIHRKTIVDLASRYQLPAIYPSSYLVAEGGLASYGIDLADSFRQAAVYVDRIFHGEKPADLPVQQPTKFDLAINLKTAKALGLAVPPALLARVDEIVE, from the coding sequence ATGCAGCGACGCGAGTTTATCTCGCTCTTGGGCGGCGTGGCGGCGGGATGGTCATTCTCGGCGCGGGCGCAACAGAATGAACCGCTGCGACGAATCGGCGTTCTCATGACTACAGCCGACGATCGTGAAGGCCAGCGCCGGCTAAACGCATTTCGCGAGGGTCTTGAGAAACGAGGATGGTCGGAGGGCAGAAACATCCGCATCGAAGTGAATTGGTCTGTGAGCGATCCGGAACGGGCAAGGTCCGTGGTCAATGAGGTGATAGGCCGTGCTCCGTACCTAATCCTGACGAGCGGTACCTCGGCCACAACGGCGTTGCATCAGGCGAGGCCCGCAATTCCCGTTGTATTCACCGTCGTAAGCGAGCCGGTCGAAGAGGGTTTCGTCAAAAGCTTGGCTCATCCAGGTGGAAACATGACCGGATTTACGAATTTAGAACCCAGCCTCGGCGGTAAGTGGATCGAACTGCTCAAGGAAATCGCACCGAACGTAACCCGCGTGGCGATCATATTCAACCCTCAGGCAGCTCCTCCCGTGATCATCAGGTCCCGATCGGCAGACGAAGCTGCCGAAAAGCTTGCGATTGAACTCGTAAGGGCTCCCGTTCGCGATACCGCCGAGATCGAGTTCGCCATCACGAGTCTGCGCCGACAAACAGACGGATTTATCATGCTTCCTGATACTTTCTTAAACATTCACCGCAAAACGATTGTGGATCTGGCGTCTCGTTATCAACTTCCTGCCATATATCCATCCAGCTATTTGGTTGCGGAGGGCGGCTTGGCATCCTACGGCATCGATTTGGCCGACTCGTTTCGTCAGGCAGCTGTCTATGTCGATCGGATATTCCATGGTGAGAAACCTGCCGATCTGCCCGTCCAGCAACCCACAAAATTCGATCTGGCAATCAACCTCAAAACTGCCAAGGCGCTCGGCCTCGCCGTGCCACCCGCGCTGCTTGCCCGCGTCGACGAGATAGTCGAATAG
- a CDS encoding B12-binding domain-containing radical SAM protein has translation MTSPCRVLMIYPKFVPDSFWNYTEACELVGAKYPAAPLGLITVAAMLPKHWDIRLVNRNTEPLTDEDLDWTDLVMIGGMLNQQPDFLHLIDLAHLHGKPVCVGGPDVSSSPHLYANADFQVIGEAEQIIEQFIAAWESGERKGVFIAEKFKIDVTLSPMPRYDLIKFDHYLFIGVQYSRGCPFTCEFCDIIELYGRVPRTKTPDQILAELQALYDHGYRGHVDFVDDNFIGNKKNLRILLPRLKAWLEERDYPFEFSTEASINIADDSELLQAMKDANFFGIFVGIESPDPETLVQMKKKQNTRRNIAECVHKIYGYGMFVTAGFIVGFDTEKVSIEQAMIDFIEEASIPVCMVGLLYALPGTQLTRRLAQEGRLHKGHDLMKVEHAGDQCTLGCNFDTKRPLRDILTDYKAVLGHVFSPTAYAGRLSRLAVMLDRSDRRRDLPDGDVRKRIGGIDSVYQIMRALPEVREPFWKTFVEVAKSNPGALRYIVMLMALYMHLGPFSKRVISEIDRRIAELDGASVRATELVL, from the coding sequence ATGACGAGTCCCTGCCGCGTCCTAATGATCTATCCGAAGTTCGTTCCGGACTCGTTCTGGAACTATACGGAAGCTTGCGAACTCGTCGGCGCGAAGTATCCGGCGGCGCCACTCGGACTGATCACCGTCGCCGCCATGCTGCCGAAGCATTGGGACATTCGCCTCGTCAACCGTAACACCGAGCCTTTGACGGACGAGGACCTCGACTGGACCGATCTCGTCATGATCGGCGGTATGCTCAACCAGCAGCCTGATTTTCTTCACCTGATCGATCTCGCCCACCTGCACGGCAAGCCAGTATGTGTCGGTGGGCCTGACGTCTCCTCCAGCCCGCATCTTTACGCGAACGCGGACTTCCAGGTGATCGGCGAGGCCGAGCAAATCATCGAGCAATTCATCGCCGCCTGGGAAAGTGGCGAGCGCAAGGGCGTGTTCATCGCCGAGAAGTTCAAGATCGACGTCACGCTAAGCCCGATGCCCCGCTACGATCTGATCAAGTTCGATCATTATCTCTTCATTGGCGTGCAATATTCGCGTGGCTGCCCGTTCACCTGCGAGTTCTGCGATATTATCGAGCTGTATGGTCGCGTGCCGCGCACCAAGACCCCCGATCAGATTCTCGCTGAGTTGCAAGCGCTCTACGATCACGGTTATCGCGGGCATGTCGACTTCGTCGACGACAATTTCATCGGCAACAAGAAGAACCTCCGCATCTTACTGCCGCGGCTCAAAGCCTGGCTGGAAGAGCGAGACTATCCGTTCGAGTTCTCGACCGAAGCCTCGATCAATATTGCGGACGACAGCGAGCTGTTGCAGGCAATGAAGGACGCGAACTTCTTCGGGATTTTCGTCGGCATTGAGAGCCCGGATCCGGAGACCCTCGTGCAGATGAAGAAAAAACAGAACACCAGGCGCAACATCGCCGAGTGCGTTCACAAGATTTACGGCTACGGCATGTTCGTCACCGCGGGTTTCATCGTCGGGTTCGACACCGAGAAAGTCTCGATCGAGCAGGCGATGATCGACTTCATCGAGGAGGCGAGCATTCCAGTCTGCATGGTTGGACTTCTCTATGCACTGCCTGGCACACAGCTGACGCGGCGGCTAGCCCAGGAAGGCCGCCTGCACAAAGGCCATGATCTCATGAAGGTCGAGCACGCGGGCGATCAATGCACGCTCGGCTGCAATTTCGACACCAAACGTCCGCTTCGTGATATCCTTACGGATTACAAGGCCGTGCTCGGGCACGTGTTCAGCCCGACGGCATATGCAGGACGGCTGTCGCGGCTTGCCGTCATGCTCGACCGGTCCGACCGGCGCCGGGATCTGCCGGATGGCGACGTGCGCAAGAGGATCGGCGGCATCGACAGCGTATACCAGATCATGCGTGCCCTGCCGGAGGTTCGCGAGCCGTTCTGGAAGACCTTCGTCGAGGTCGCCAAGTCCAATCCAGGCGCGCTGCGTTACATCGTGATGCTGATGGCGCTGTACATGCACCTCGGGCCGTTCTCGAAGCGCGTGATCAGTGAGATTGACCGCCGGATTGCCGAGTTGGACGGTGCCTCCGTGAGGGCCACGGAGCTTGTGCTGTGA
- a CDS encoding superoxide dismutase yields the protein MSLSSLSRRHFFGGAASIAAAVTAPRTVFAQAPAAAPEPVPSGPFRIPPLTYPTNAFEPHIDARTMEIHHDRHHGAYVAALNSFAKDHPQIAEKPVLEVLGDLEAVPESIRTGVRNNLGGHANHTMFWEIMGPHGGKPEGEVLAAIDRNLGGLEKFQTDFNAAGGRQFGSGWVFVTVTKDGKLKIETRPNQDTPLMDGKRVLFGNDVWEHAYYLSYQNRRIDYLKAWWNTVNWGKIAQRYAAAKAGTLGL from the coding sequence ATGTCGTTATCATCATTGTCGCGTCGTCATTTTTTCGGCGGTGCGGCGAGCATCGCGGCCGCCGTAACGGCGCCTCGTACTGTATTCGCTCAAGCGCCCGCGGCCGCACCGGAGCCTGTGCCGAGCGGTCCATTTAGGATTCCGCCGCTCACCTATCCGACCAATGCGTTTGAGCCGCACATCGATGCCAGGACCATGGAAATCCACCACGACAGACACCATGGAGCCTATGTCGCCGCCCTCAATAGCTTTGCCAAAGACCATCCGCAGATCGCAGAAAAGCCGGTCTTGGAAGTGCTGGGCGACCTTGAGGCGGTGCCGGAGTCCATCCGCACTGGTGTGCGCAACAATCTTGGCGGCCACGCCAATCACACAATGTTCTGGGAAATCATGGGACCACATGGCGGCAAGCCCGAAGGCGAGGTATTGGCAGCGATTGATCGCAATCTCGGCGGCCTGGAGAAGTTCCAGACCGATTTCAATGCTGCGGGCGGACGCCAGTTCGGCTCGGGCTGGGTGTTCGTAACTGTCACAAAGGATGGCAAGCTCAAGATCGAGACCCGCCCGAACCAGGACACTCCACTCATGGATGGAAAGCGCGTGTTGTTTGGCAACGATGTCTGGGAGCACGCTTATTATCTCAGCTACCAGAACCGCCGCATTGATTACCTCAAAGCCTGGTGGAACACTGTGAACTGGGGCAAGATCGCGCAGCGCTATGCCGCCGCGAAGGCAGGCACGCTCGGCCTCTAG